The sequence below is a genomic window from Streptomyces sudanensis.
ACACCCGTCCAGCGGGGAACCCGCGCCGGGAGCGAAGACGTAGGCTCGTGCCCGAATGCCCCGAATGTCCCGGACGGCTTCGGACGAGGACGTCCCCGACCCGCGCAACAGGCCGGCCCGGCCGCCGTTCTGCGCACTGGGAGAGAATCATGAGCACCACGACCTTGGCGGACGGCGGTCGGCCCGACACCGGCGGGCCCGCGTCGCCGTACATCACGGCCACCTTCCGGATCCGCCGCTTCGACCCCGAGGTGTCGGACGAGGCGTTCTGGCAGGACTTCCGGATCGAGATCGACCCGAAGGAGCGCGTGCTCGACGGCCTCCACAAGATCAAGTGGGACGTGGACGGCTCGCTGGCCTTCCGCCGCTCCTGCGCGCACGGCATCTGCGGCTCCGACGCCATGCGGATCAACGGCAGGAACCGGCTCGCGTGCAAGACCCTGATCAAGGACGTCACACCGGACGAGCCCATCGTGGTCGAGCCGCTGAAGGCGCTGACCGTGATGAAGGACCTGATCGTGGACATGGAGCCGTTCTTCCAGGCGTACCGGGACGTGATGCCGTTCCTGGTCACGTCCGGGAAC
It includes:
- a CDS encoding succinate dehydrogenase iron-sulfur subunit, coding for MSTTTLADGGRPDTGGPASPYITATFRIRRFDPEVSDEAFWQDFRIEIDPKERVLDGLHKIKWDVDGSLAFRRSCAHGICGSDAMRINGRNRLACKTLIKDVTPDEPIVVEPLKALTVMKDLIVDMEPFFQAYRDVMPFLVTSGNEPTRERLQSPEDRERFDDTTKCILCAACTSSCPVFWNDGQYFGPAAIVNAHRFIFDSRDEAAEQRLEILNGEDGVWRCRTIFNCTDACPRGIEITKAISEVKRALITRRY